A genomic stretch from Bacterioplanes sanyensis includes:
- a CDS encoding MotA/TolQ/ExbB proton channel family protein, whose amino-acid sequence MDAVITFIERGGDLVYPIGLVIFLIWLNVLLRLFYLYWTFPRLANTAIAEWQRRSDKASWSAQQIHRELSARFRMGLHRDLPTIKMLIVICPLLGLLGTVTGMIEVFDVMMRLGAGSPKAMASGISKAILSTVAGMVAAITGLMAQSLLLRIASAKERQLQQALAW is encoded by the coding sequence ATGGACGCAGTGATAACCTTTATCGAGCGTGGCGGTGATCTGGTGTATCCCATAGGGCTGGTGATTTTTCTGATCTGGCTGAACGTACTGCTGCGCTTGTTCTATTTGTATTGGACCTTCCCGCGCTTGGCCAACACCGCCATTGCTGAATGGCAACGGCGCAGCGACAAAGCCTCATGGTCGGCGCAGCAAATCCACCGCGAACTCAGCGCACGTTTTCGTATGGGGTTACATCGTGACTTACCCACCATCAAAATGCTGATCGTTATTTGTCCGCTACTGGGGCTGCTGGGAACCGTGACGGGCATGATTGAAGTATTTGATGTCATGATGCGTTTGGGCGCGGGCAGCCCTAAAGCGATGGCGTCGGGCATATCCAAGGCGATTCTATCCACCGTGGCGGGCATGGTGGCGGCCATCACCGGGTTAATGGCGCAAAGTCTGCTGCTACGGATTGCCAGTGCCAAAGAACGCCAGCTGCAGCAAGCTTTGGCATGGTAA
- the tadA gene encoding tRNA adenosine(34) deaminase TadA has product MMQDHTSAPVCDNNSDERFMRAALQQARQAFDAGEVPVGAVVVQNDVIIGRGFNQPITTMDPSAHAEMQALRDAARNIGNYRLRGATLYVTVEPCTMCTGLLIHSRIHRLVYGTHEPKAGAVASALQLLQQPCYNHQIEVKGGVLADDCSTVMSEFFQLRREAKKRLKQR; this is encoded by the coding sequence ATGATGCAGGACCATACCAGCGCACCTGTGTGCGATAATAACAGCGACGAGCGATTTATGCGTGCCGCACTGCAACAGGCGCGACAAGCGTTTGATGCGGGCGAGGTACCGGTGGGTGCTGTCGTGGTGCAAAATGACGTTATTATTGGCCGTGGTTTTAATCAGCCCATTACCACCATGGACCCGAGCGCCCATGCCGAAATGCAAGCCTTGCGCGATGCCGCGCGCAATATTGGCAATTATCGCCTGCGTGGCGCCACTCTGTATGTCACCGTTGAACCGTGCACCATGTGCACCGGGCTTTTGATCCATAGCCGTATTCATAGGCTGGTATACGGTACTCATGAGCCCAAAGCTGGTGCGGTGGCCAGCGCGCTGCAACTGCTGCAGCAGCCTTGTTATAACCATCAAATCGAAGTAAAAGGCGGCGTATTAGCGGATGACTGCTCGACGGTGATGAGTGAGTTTTTTCAGCTACGACGTGAAGCGAAAAAGCGGTTAAAACAACGTTAG
- a CDS encoding transposase: MKRSTSELTDQQWAHIEPCLPSLPRGKGGPKPISNRACFEGILWVLRSGARWRDLPEHYPSPSTCWRRLQYWEEQGAWLKAWRKFLRILDQQSRLNWEESFSDGSFAPAKKGASVLEKPSVVRGRSG; the protein is encoded by the coding sequence ATGAAACGTTCAACCTCAGAACTGACCGACCAACAGTGGGCACACATTGAGCCTTGTTTACCCAGCCTGCCTCGTGGCAAAGGGGGTCCCAAACCTATCAGCAATCGAGCCTGTTTCGAGGGCATTTTATGGGTATTACGTTCTGGTGCGCGATGGCGCGACCTACCTGAGCATTACCCATCGCCGAGTACCTGCTGGCGCCGCCTTCAGTACTGGGAAGAGCAAGGTGCATGGCTCAAAGCCTGGCGTAAGTTTCTTCGCATTCTAGATCAACAGTCGCGGTTAAATTGGGAAGAATCGTTTTCTGATGGTAGTTTTGCACCCGCAAAAAAAGGGGCCTCGGTGTTGGAAAAACCAAGCGTGGTAAGGGGGCGAAGTGGATGA
- a CDS encoding SDR family oxidoreductase gives MEQTIDFTNKTALIMGASKGIGLATAEKLAELGANVILAARSIDKLEEAVLMINTKGGAAKAHVCDVRDYSSVEAVVKYCIDQTGKIDFLVNNAGIIDPLSHLVDSDPVEWSLAADINYKGVYNCMRAVLPYMIEADEGVIVNMSSGAANSALPGWSHYCSTKAAAKKLTEVAHRELQGTNIRVVGLSPGTVATDMMSKIRDAKINAVSDLEWSTHIPPEWAAKAVAFLCGPEGEEFAGTDFSIKTPEGRERVGLPAK, from the coding sequence ATGGAGCAAACGATAGATTTTACTAATAAGACTGCCTTAATTATGGGGGCGAGTAAAGGTATTGGCTTAGCAACAGCGGAAAAGCTGGCTGAGCTCGGTGCAAACGTGATCCTTGCCGCACGCAGTATAGATAAACTAGAAGAAGCCGTTTTGATGATAAATACTAAAGGAGGAGCGGCTAAAGCTCACGTATGTGATGTCAGGGATTACTCTTCTGTAGAGGCTGTTGTTAAGTACTGTATTGATCAGACAGGTAAAATCGATTTTCTAGTCAACAACGCGGGCATTATCGATCCTCTGAGTCACTTGGTTGATAGTGATCCGGTTGAATGGTCTTTGGCAGCAGATATCAACTATAAAGGTGTTTACAACTGTATGCGGGCGGTGTTGCCTTACATGATTGAAGCTGATGAAGGGGTAATCGTTAATATGAGTTCAGGTGCTGCCAATAGTGCATTACCTGGATGGAGTCATTATTGTTCAACCAAAGCTGCGGCAAAGAAGTTAACCGAAGTTGCGCATCGCGAGCTTCAAGGCACGAATATACGAGTTGTTGGTCTCTCGCCTGGTACGGTAGCCACTGATATGATGTCTAAAATTCGTGATGCCAAGATTAATGCGGTAAGCGATTTGGAATGGTCTACACACATCCCGCCAGAATGGGCTGCCAAAGCAGTCGCATTTTTGTGTGGTCCAGAGGGAGAAGAGTTTGCAGGAACTGACTTTTCGATTAAAACACCCGAAGGAAGGGAACGTGTGGGCCTTCCAGCTAAATAA
- a CDS encoding FMN-dependent NADH-azoreductase, with product MPSLLRIDSSPRGAGSHSKFIADAVQKQLVVNTPDIEICQRDLSIQEIPSISQDTITGFFTPKENFTPLLEEATTLSDQLIKEIKEAETLVISAPIYNFGVPSSLKAWIDQIVRVGETFSFDESGFSGLVRGKKAILALSYGAQGYTGNGDLSSMNFFEPYLVALLNFIGIEDITVFRIEGTSVLDEESLATQKFALQAQVKNTLEVN from the coding sequence ATGCCATCATTACTTCGAATTGACTCAAGCCCACGAGGAGCTGGTTCTCATTCCAAATTTATTGCTGATGCCGTGCAAAAGCAGCTTGTTGTTAACACCCCTGATATCGAGATCTGTCAACGTGACTTATCGATCCAAGAAATCCCTTCTATTTCACAAGACACAATTACTGGCTTCTTTACCCCGAAGGAAAACTTCACGCCTCTACTAGAGGAAGCGACGACGTTGTCGGATCAATTAATTAAAGAAATTAAGGAAGCAGAAACACTTGTTATCAGCGCGCCTATTTATAACTTCGGGGTTCCATCATCACTAAAAGCATGGATTGACCAAATTGTTAGGGTCGGCGAGACCTTTAGTTTCGATGAATCGGGCTTCTCTGGTTTAGTGAGAGGAAAAAAAGCGATTCTGGCTTTGTCATATGGCGCACAAGGTTACACGGGAAATGGCGATCTAAGCTCAATGAATTTCTTTGAACCTTACCTTGTTGCGTTGCTTAATTTTATTGGGATAGAAGACATAACCGTATTTCGTATAGAGGGAACCTCTGTGCTAGATGAGGAAAGCTTGGCTACACAGAAGTTTGCGCTGCAAGCTCAAGTAAAAAATACATTAGAGGTGAATTAA
- a CDS encoding LysR family transcriptional regulator, producing MNLDNIQLFILVYKAKSFASVAKELNVAPSSVSRAIAGLEEQLQARLFQRTTRTLTPTQLGENYFHRVEALIDELELARDEVFNQNSEPFGKVKVTASTSFGQKVLSPILNGFFDRYPKVRLDLVLSDTQVNVIDDRFDLAIRHGALRDSSMVAKKLIDVNYVLVASPNYLARSAKIEKPRDILAHRLISFAYSSFNTEWNFKKDELLETIPIEPILTMTTASAIQKSVESDTGIALLPDWAVKDELRTKKLISILPSWKVAGKDFDASIWLVYPSRRFLPVKTRAFIDYLLNNVKVV from the coding sequence ATGAATCTAGACAATATCCAGCTCTTCATACTGGTATACAAAGCGAAGAGCTTCGCCAGCGTTGCTAAAGAGTTAAACGTCGCTCCCTCTTCAGTATCACGCGCAATCGCTGGTTTGGAAGAGCAATTACAAGCTCGCTTATTTCAACGAACAACCCGCACGTTAACGCCGACTCAATTAGGAGAGAATTACTTTCATAGGGTAGAAGCACTTATTGATGAATTGGAGTTAGCTAGGGACGAGGTCTTCAACCAGAACTCAGAGCCTTTTGGCAAAGTAAAAGTGACAGCATCAACTTCATTTGGCCAAAAAGTGCTCTCTCCTATTCTCAATGGATTCTTCGACCGCTATCCAAAAGTCCGACTTGATCTAGTGCTAAGTGATACTCAAGTCAATGTGATAGATGATAGATTTGACTTGGCGATTCGCCATGGCGCTCTTCGCGATAGTAGTATGGTCGCTAAAAAACTAATAGACGTTAACTATGTCCTTGTTGCATCCCCAAACTACTTAGCAAGATCAGCTAAAATAGAAAAACCACGCGATATTCTTGCACATCGACTCATTAGTTTTGCGTATAGTTCATTTAATACCGAATGGAATTTCAAAAAAGACGAGCTGCTAGAAACGATTCCGATAGAGCCAATACTCACAATGACAACTGCATCAGCCATCCAGAAATCAGTAGAAAGCGATACGGGTATCGCGCTACTACCAGATTGGGCCGTTAAAGATGAGTTGAGGACTAAAAAGCTGATTAGTATTTTGCCAAGCTGGAAAGTGGCTGGTAAAGACTTTGATGCATCGATTTGGTTAGTTTATCCATCTAGACGCTTCTTACCTGTTAAGACAAGAGCATTCATAGATTACTTATTGAACAACGTAAAAGTGGTATAG
- a CDS encoding alpha/beta fold hydrolase yields the protein MTSPSITTLVIKTLLAVSLVLTAGCAPVKEQLFDWGLQAERSLSDLSLHYVEAGPHRWAYLDSGQEGDSRPVLLLLHGFAVDKDNWLRFARHLSDFRIIAPDFPGHGDSSYQAQLTYNFTQQSQWLAAFIDAIGLQRMHVVGNSMGGGIAVLLAHQHPQRVQSLTLMNAAGVFPPKPSEFQRRLEETGDNPLVVQSHEDFLALQAFALEQPPFLPWPATDVLAQRAMARSGMNEKIFVDIMAEAEQNRRSGDNLTRLAELTVPVMIVWGEQDRVLDVSSVAVFRQHIRQQDSYILPGVGHAPMLEVPQTSANLVAEFVTQLD from the coding sequence ATGACATCTCCTAGCATCACCACGCTGGTAATAAAAACGCTATTGGCTGTTAGTTTGGTACTCACCGCTGGCTGTGCGCCGGTGAAAGAGCAATTGTTCGATTGGGGGCTGCAAGCGGAGCGCTCGCTGTCGGATTTAAGTCTGCATTATGTGGAGGCGGGGCCCCATCGCTGGGCGTATTTGGACTCTGGCCAAGAGGGTGATTCGCGCCCAGTGCTGCTACTGCTGCACGGCTTTGCCGTCGATAAAGACAACTGGTTACGTTTCGCTCGTCATTTGTCTGATTTTCGCATTATTGCACCGGATTTTCCCGGCCATGGCGATAGCAGTTATCAAGCTCAGCTGACTTACAATTTTACTCAGCAAAGCCAGTGGTTGGCGGCCTTTATCGATGCCATTGGGCTGCAACGTATGCATGTGGTGGGCAATTCTATGGGCGGTGGTATTGCTGTGCTACTGGCACACCAGCATCCGCAGCGAGTTCAAAGCCTGACGCTGATGAATGCTGCAGGCGTATTTCCGCCAAAACCGAGTGAGTTCCAACGGCGGCTTGAAGAAACCGGCGATAACCCGCTGGTGGTGCAGTCGCATGAGGATTTTTTAGCGTTGCAGGCATTTGCTCTGGAACAGCCACCATTTTTGCCATGGCCAGCGACGGATGTACTGGCGCAGCGAGCCATGGCGCGCAGTGGTATGAATGAGAAAATTTTTGTCGATATTATGGCTGAGGCAGAACAGAATCGCCGCAGTGGCGATAACTTAACGCGCCTGGCTGAATTAACCGTGCCGGTGATGATTGTGTGGGGCGAGCAGGACAGGGTGCTGGATGTCAGCAGTGTTGCGGTATTTCGCCAACATATTCGCCAGCAAGACAGCTATATTTTGCCCGGTGTTGGCCACGCTCCCATGCTCGAAGTACCGCAGACCAGTGCCAACTTGGTAGCAGAGTTTGTCACTCAGCTGGATTGA
- the mltF gene encoding membrane-bound lytic murein transglycosylase MltF, giving the protein MMRLGLFGLIAKVLIATLCLLALTGSIRPSQLDTIQARGELVVVTRNSPTTYYQDRSGDVGYEYELAKSFADHLGVRLRVVVADNLQQVFTTLETGQAAIATAGLTITAERQRWVRFAEPYMYVTEQVIYRRGRGKPTSLEQLADGKLVVSADSSHAQRLRQLQREQTPSLSWHETDELGVTDLLHLVESGQVDYTVVDSNEFDLLQAYFPNLAVGFELISPQPIAWAFPHSRDDSLHKAANRFFTQHSTQIRLARLAERYYGHLESLDYVGAIHFLNQADKKLAKFKPHFQQAAEKHEFDWRLLAAVGYQESHWRANARSYTGVRGLMMLTRPTAKELGVKNRLDPVQSIDGGSRYLAQLRKRLKGVNEPDRTWMALAAYNVGYGHLNDARKIAREMGGNPNSWMDVKDALPLLTQKRYYRHTRHGYARGHEPVEYVQNIRRYYDVLVWNEQQPQTATTDEQMLTSLITEVPPLL; this is encoded by the coding sequence ATGATGCGCCTCGGCTTATTTGGTCTAATCGCTAAAGTACTGATCGCTACCCTGTGCTTACTGGCACTGACGGGGAGCATTCGCCCGTCGCAACTGGATACCATCCAGGCGCGCGGTGAGTTGGTGGTGGTGACGCGCAACAGCCCGACCACGTATTACCAGGATCGCAGCGGTGATGTGGGCTATGAGTATGAGCTGGCCAAAAGCTTTGCCGACCATTTAGGCGTGCGCCTGCGCGTGGTGGTGGCCGACAACCTGCAGCAAGTATTTACCACGCTGGAAACTGGCCAAGCCGCCATCGCCACCGCCGGCCTGACCATCACTGCCGAGCGTCAACGCTGGGTGAGATTCGCCGAGCCTTATATGTACGTCACCGAGCAGGTGATCTATCGTCGTGGCCGTGGCAAACCAACGTCATTGGAGCAGCTGGCCGATGGCAAGCTGGTGGTCAGCGCCGACTCCAGCCATGCGCAGCGCCTGCGCCAATTACAGCGTGAGCAAACACCCTCTTTGAGCTGGCACGAAACCGACGAGCTGGGCGTCACGGACTTGCTGCATCTGGTGGAATCTGGCCAAGTCGATTACACCGTGGTCGATTCCAACGAGTTTGATTTACTGCAGGCATATTTCCCGAATTTGGCGGTCGGCTTTGAGCTGATCTCGCCACAGCCCATCGCCTGGGCCTTTCCGCATAGCCGTGATGACAGCCTGCACAAAGCAGCGAATCGCTTCTTCACCCAGCACAGCACCCAAATCCGACTGGCACGCTTGGCAGAACGCTATTACGGCCACCTGGAATCGCTCGACTATGTCGGCGCCATTCATTTTCTGAATCAGGCCGATAAAAAGCTGGCGAAATTCAAACCGCACTTCCAGCAAGCGGCAGAGAAGCATGAGTTTGATTGGCGCCTGTTGGCAGCGGTGGGTTACCAAGAAAGCCACTGGCGCGCCAATGCCCGCAGCTACACCGGCGTGCGTGGCTTAATGATGCTCACGCGGCCCACGGCAAAAGAGCTGGGCGTTAAAAATCGCCTCGATCCAGTGCAAAGCATCGACGGTGGCAGCCGCTATTTGGCGCAGCTGCGCAAACGATTAAAAGGCGTTAATGAGCCGGATCGTACCTGGATGGCACTAGCGGCGTACAACGTAGGCTATGGCCACCTAAATGATGCACGAAAAATTGCACGCGAAATGGGTGGCAACCCCAACAGCTGGATGGACGTCAAAGACGCCTTACCACTGCTGACACAAAAACGTTATTACCGCCACACACGCCACGGCTATGCTCGTGGTCATGAGCCGGTGGAATACGTGCAAAATATTCGTCGCTATTACGACGTATTGGTGTGGAACGAGCAGCAGCCGCAAACCGCGACCACCGATGAGCAAATGCTGACGTCGTTAATTACCGAAGTGCCACCGCTGCTGTAA
- the purL gene encoding phosphoribosylformylglycinamidine synthase — protein sequence MLTLRGAPALSDFRQNKILSKLQQADAAVTSVYAEFVHFADLSAALADNELQVLERILRYGPKAEVQQGQGEAFLVVPRFGTISPWSSKATDIAHNCGLEKVLRLERGILYYVEGVTPGNRDAIASALHDRMVEVVLAEASQAEALFSHAEPAPLESIDILAGGRDALVAADQHLGLALADDEIDYLVESFIKLDRNPTDVELMMFAQANSEHCRHKIFNASWTIDGEQQDKSLFQMIKNTYECYSDNILSAYKDNASVISGHKAGRFFPNPDNKGYAYHQEDMHILMKVETHNHPTAIAPHSGAATGSGGEIRDEGATGRGSKPKAGLTGFTVSDLKIPGFEQPWESQYGKPERIVSALDIMLEGPIGGAAFNNEFGRPNLNGYFRTFELQHDGEVRGYHKPIMIAGGYGNIRGEHVQKGDIPVGARLIALGGPAMQIGLGGGAASSMSSGQSNADLDFASVQRENPEMERRCQEVIDRCWQLGDDNPIAFIHDVGAGGLSNAFPELVSDGGRGGQFELRNVPNDEPGMSPLAIWCNESQERYVMAVAEADMERFDAICARERCPYAVVGIATEEEHLTVSDSHFDNKPVDMPLQVLLGKPPRMHRDATSREVKAEAFNSSSIDLAEAAKRVLTLPTVASKSFLITIGDRSITGTVARDQFVGPWQVPVADVAVTTSSYDTYAGEAMAMGERTPVALLDSPASGRLAVAEAITNLAAAPIAKLADIKMSANWMCAAGHDGEDQKLYDTVKAVGMELCPELQVTIPVGKDSMSMKTRWQEVNESGEQEKAVTAPMSLIITGFAPVTDARKVLTPQLRADQGETDLLLIDLGRGQNRLGASCLAQVYGEVGSVPADLDDAEDLKAFFAVMQGLNLDGKLLAYHDRSDGGLFATLTEMAFAGHLGLDIKMDLLADSEDELAAALFAEELGGVIQVRRDDLEEVLAQFEAAGLGDCTQVIGSINDDDQITFSFQDEEFLSETRVSWQRLWSQTSYEMQSLRDNADCAKQEFDALLDADDPGLTAELSFDINEDPVKELLASNSSSEAPKVAILREQGVNGQIEMAAAFDRSGFSAIDVHMSDILSGSVTLDQFRGLVACGGFSYGDVLGAGEGWAKSILFNEQAREQFKAFFERGDTFALGVCNGCQMLSNLHELIPGAEYWPHFVRNMSEQFEARVAMVEVQESDSVFLAGMAGSHIPIAIAHGEGRAEFANESDIDELAGQIALRYVNNYGEVTEQYPANPNGSPQGITGLTANDGRVTIMMPHPERVFRTVQNSWAPDHWDEDGAWMRMFRNARVWCEEN from the coding sequence ATGCTGACACTGCGTGGCGCGCCGGCGCTTTCCGATTTTCGTCAAAACAAGATTCTGAGCAAACTGCAGCAGGCCGACGCCGCTGTTACCTCGGTTTACGCTGAGTTTGTTCATTTTGCCGATCTCTCTGCTGCGCTGGCAGATAATGAGCTGCAGGTATTGGAGCGTATCTTGCGCTATGGCCCCAAAGCCGAGGTACAACAAGGCCAGGGTGAAGCCTTTTTAGTCGTGCCGCGTTTTGGCACCATTTCTCCTTGGTCATCCAAAGCCACCGACATTGCTCATAACTGTGGTTTGGAAAAAGTCCTGCGTTTAGAGCGCGGCATTCTTTATTACGTAGAGGGTGTGACGCCTGGCAACCGCGACGCCATTGCTAGCGCCCTGCATGATCGCATGGTGGAAGTGGTGTTGGCCGAAGCCAGCCAAGCCGAGGCGCTGTTTTCCCATGCCGAGCCTGCGCCGCTGGAAAGCATCGACATTTTGGCCGGTGGTCGTGACGCCTTAGTGGCCGCCGATCAGCATTTGGGCCTGGCACTGGCCGATGATGAAATCGACTATTTAGTCGAGAGCTTTATCAAACTTGATCGCAACCCAACCGATGTTGAGCTGATGATGTTTGCCCAGGCAAACTCAGAGCACTGCCGCCATAAAATCTTTAACGCCAGCTGGACCATTGACGGCGAACAGCAAGATAAATCGCTGTTCCAGATGATTAAAAACACCTACGAGTGTTACAGCGACAATATTTTATCGGCTTATAAAGATAACGCCTCTGTGATCAGCGGCCACAAAGCCGGGCGCTTTTTCCCCAATCCAGATAATAAAGGCTATGCGTATCACCAAGAAGATATGCATATTCTAATGAAGGTCGAAACCCACAACCACCCGACCGCCATTGCCCCACACTCGGGTGCTGCCACCGGTAGCGGCGGTGAAATTCGTGACGAAGGTGCCACCGGCCGTGGTTCTAAACCGAAAGCAGGTTTGACTGGCTTTACCGTCTCCGACCTTAAAATTCCAGGTTTTGAACAGCCGTGGGAAAGCCAGTACGGCAAACCAGAGCGCATTGTCTCGGCCCTCGATATTATGCTGGAAGGCCCGATTGGTGGTGCTGCCTTTAATAACGAATTTGGCCGCCCGAATTTGAACGGCTATTTCCGTACCTTTGAACTGCAACATGACGGCGAAGTCCGTGGTTACCACAAGCCGATTATGATTGCCGGCGGCTACGGCAATATTCGCGGTGAGCATGTGCAAAAAGGCGACATTCCCGTTGGTGCACGCCTGATTGCGTTAGGTGGCCCTGCCATGCAAATCGGCCTCGGTGGTGGTGCTGCCTCGAGCATGTCGTCGGGTCAGTCCAATGCCGATTTGGACTTTGCTTCGGTACAGCGCGAAAACCCAGAAATGGAGCGCCGCTGCCAGGAAGTGATCGACCGTTGCTGGCAGTTGGGCGATGACAACCCCATTGCCTTTATTCACGACGTTGGCGCTGGTGGTTTATCTAACGCCTTTCCTGAGCTGGTCTCCGACGGCGGTCGCGGAGGTCAGTTTGAACTTCGCAACGTGCCTAACGACGAGCCTGGCATGAGCCCGCTGGCGATCTGGTGTAACGAATCTCAGGAACGCTATGTGATGGCCGTGGCCGAAGCCGATATGGAGCGCTTCGATGCTATCTGCGCGCGCGAGCGTTGCCCCTATGCGGTGGTGGGTATTGCCACTGAAGAAGAGCATTTAACCGTTAGCGACAGCCACTTCGATAACAAGCCCGTTGATATGCCGTTGCAGGTATTGCTGGGTAAACCGCCACGTATGCACCGTGATGCCACTTCACGCGAGGTCAAAGCGGAAGCCTTTAATAGCAGCAGTATTGATTTGGCCGAAGCGGCTAAGCGCGTACTGACGTTGCCGACGGTAGCGTCGAAAAGCTTCTTGATTACCATTGGCGACCGTTCTATTACCGGTACCGTGGCGCGTGATCAATTTGTTGGCCCTTGGCAGGTGCCGGTGGCCGATGTGGCGGTGACGACCTCTTCTTATGACACCTACGCCGGTGAAGCCATGGCGATGGGTGAGCGTACCCCGGTGGCATTGCTCGATTCACCGGCATCGGGCCGTTTGGCGGTGGCCGAAGCCATTACCAACTTGGCGGCAGCACCGATTGCCAAATTAGCGGACATTAAAATGTCGGCTAACTGGATGTGTGCCGCTGGCCACGACGGTGAAGACCAAAAACTGTACGACACGGTCAAGGCTGTGGGCATGGAGCTGTGCCCTGAGTTGCAGGTGACCATTCCCGTGGGTAAAGACTCGATGTCGATGAAAACCCGCTGGCAGGAAGTGAATGAAAGTGGCGAGCAGGAAAAAGCCGTCACCGCGCCAATGTCGCTGATTATTACCGGTTTTGCGCCTGTCACCGATGCACGCAAGGTGCTGACGCCGCAATTGCGCGCTGACCAGGGCGAAACCGACTTGTTGTTAATAGATTTGGGCCGTGGCCAAAATCGTTTGGGTGCTTCTTGTTTGGCCCAGGTCTACGGCGAGGTGGGCAGTGTGCCGGCCGACTTAGACGACGCCGAAGATTTAAAAGCCTTTTTTGCCGTTATGCAGGGGCTCAACCTGGATGGCAAACTGTTGGCCTATCACGATCGCTCCGACGGTGGTTTGTTCGCCACCCTAACGGAAATGGCCTTTGCCGGTCACTTAGGGTTGGACATTAAAATGGACCTGCTGGCCGACAGTGAAGACGAGCTGGCAGCGGCATTATTTGCCGAAGAGCTGGGCGGTGTCATTCAAGTACGCCGAGACGACTTAGAAGAAGTATTAGCGCAATTTGAAGCGGCCGGTCTGGGTGATTGCACTCAGGTGATTGGTAGCATTAACGATGATGACCAGATTACCTTTAGCTTCCAGGACGAAGAATTCCTCAGTGAAACACGGGTTAGCTGGCAGCGTTTATGGTCACAAACCAGTTATGAAATGCAGTCCCTGCGTGACAATGCCGACTGTGCCAAGCAAGAATTCGATGCGTTGTTAGATGCCGATGATCCAGGCTTAACGGCGGAATTGTCTTTCGATATTAACGAAGACCCGGTTAAAGAATTATTAGCATCAAATTCTTCTTCCGAGGCGCCCAAAGTAGCGATTCTGCGAGAGCAGGGTGTGAACGGCCAGATCGAAATGGCCGCAGCTTTTGATCGCTCTGGCTTTAGCGCCATCGACGTTCATATGAGCGATATTCTCTCCGGTAGCGTTACGCTAGATCAGTTCCGAGGCTTGGTGGCCTGTGGCGGCTTCTCTTACGGTGACGTATTAGGCGCGGGTGAAGGCTGGGCCAAATCGATTCTGTTCAACGAACAGGCGCGTGAGCAATTTAAAGCCTTCTTTGAGCGTGGCGATACCTTTGCATTAGGTGTGTGCAACGGCTGTCAGATGCTGTCGAACTTGCATGAGCTGATTCCGGGTGCTGAGTACTGGCCGCATTTTGTTCGCAATATGAGCGAGCAATTTGAAGCCCGTGTGGCCATGGTGGAAGTGCAAGAATCCGACTCTGTCTTCCTGGCAGGCATGGCTGGTTCACATATACCGATTGCCATCGCTCATGGTGAGGGGCGTGCTGAATTTGCTAACGAATCAGATATTGATGAGTTGGCCGGTCAAATTGCTCTGCGTTATGTCAATAATTATGGCGAAGTGACTGAGCAATACCCAGCCAACCCAAATGGCTCACCTCAGGGTATTACTGGCCTGACTGCTAACGACGGACGCGTTACCATTATGATGCCGCACCCAGAGCGAGTATTCCGTACTGTTCAAAATAGCTGGGCACCGGATCATTGGGATGAAGACGGCGCTTGGATGCGTATGTTCCGTAACGCCCGAGTATGGTGTGAGGAAAACTAA